In one Cellulomonas sp. JZ18 genomic region, the following are encoded:
- the hflX gene encoding GTPase HflX, with amino-acid sequence MDDRQHTTPEAPQAPVRSAQEVADDVVARVLARAGTALQAGGTTHTTYDGDQLDLEERTSLRRVSGLSTELEDVTEVEYRQLRLERVVLVGLWGAGTAEEAEISLRELAALAETAGSQVLDGVLQRRRTPDPGTFLGSGKAAELATVVAAVGADTVVVDGELAPSQRRALEDVVRVKVIDRTALILDIFAQHAKSKEGKAQVELAQLEYLLPRLRGWGESMSRQAGGQVGGAGAGMGSRGPGETKIELDRRRIRNRMAKLRREIAAMAPARQTKRASRKRNAIPSVAIAGYTNAGKSSLLNRLTNAGVLVENALFATLDPTVRRAETADGRVYTLADTVGFVRHLPHQLVEAFRSTLEEVADADLILHVVDASHPDPEGQIAAVRHVFADIPGAMDVPEIVVLNKADLAAPEVVARLRSREVHSVVVSAHTGEGVEELQALIADQLPRPGVSVDVVVPYSRGDLVSRVHEHGDIDHEEHTPDGTAIRARVDADLAAELEGAAVRRG; translated from the coding sequence GTGGACGACCGACAGCACACCACCCCCGAGGCGCCGCAGGCGCCGGTGCGCAGCGCCCAGGAGGTGGCCGACGACGTCGTCGCTCGTGTGCTGGCCCGGGCCGGGACCGCTCTGCAGGCCGGCGGCACGACGCACACGACGTACGACGGCGACCAGCTCGACCTGGAGGAGCGCACCTCGCTGCGCCGCGTCAGCGGGCTCTCGACGGAGCTCGAGGACGTCACCGAGGTCGAGTACCGGCAGCTGCGCCTCGAGCGCGTCGTGCTGGTGGGCCTGTGGGGCGCGGGCACGGCCGAGGAGGCCGAGATCTCGCTCCGCGAGCTCGCCGCGCTCGCGGAGACGGCCGGCTCGCAGGTGCTCGACGGGGTCCTGCAGCGCCGGCGCACCCCCGACCCCGGCACGTTCCTGGGCTCCGGCAAGGCCGCGGAGCTCGCGACCGTGGTCGCGGCCGTCGGCGCCGACACCGTCGTGGTCGACGGCGAGCTCGCACCGTCCCAGCGCCGTGCGCTGGAGGACGTCGTGCGGGTCAAGGTCATCGACCGCACCGCCCTGATCCTCGACATCTTCGCCCAGCACGCGAAGTCGAAGGAGGGCAAGGCGCAGGTCGAGCTCGCGCAGCTCGAGTACCTGCTGCCGCGCCTGCGCGGCTGGGGCGAGTCGATGAGCCGCCAGGCCGGTGGCCAGGTCGGCGGCGCGGGTGCGGGCATGGGCTCGCGCGGTCCCGGCGAGACGAAGATCGAGCTGGACCGCCGCCGCATCCGCAACAGGATGGCGAAGCTGCGGCGCGAGATCGCGGCCATGGCACCGGCACGGCAGACGAAGCGGGCATCCCGCAAGCGCAACGCGATCCCGTCCGTGGCGATCGCCGGGTACACCAACGCCGGCAAGTCGTCGCTGCTCAACCGGCTGACGAACGCCGGGGTCCTCGTCGAGAACGCCCTGTTCGCGACGCTGGACCCCACCGTCCGGCGCGCCGAGACCGCGGACGGGCGCGTGTACACGCTCGCGGACACGGTCGGCTTCGTGCGGCACCTGCCGCACCAGCTGGTGGAGGCGTTCCGCTCGACCCTGGAGGAGGTCGCCGACGCGGACCTCATCCTGCACGTGGTCGACGCGTCGCACCCGGACCCGGAGGGGCAGATCGCGGCCGTGCGGCACGTGTTCGCCGACATCCCGGGCGCCATGGACGTCCCGGAGATCGTGGTCCTGAACAAGGCGGACCTCGCCGCCCCGGAGGTGGTCGCGCGGCTGCGGTCGCGCGAGGTCCACTCCGTGGTCGTCTCGGCGCACACCGGCGAGGGGGTCGAGGAGCTGCAGGCGCTCATCGCCGACCAGCTGCCCCGGCCCGGGGTGAGCGTCGACGTCGTCGTGCCGTACTCGCGCGGCGACCTGGTCAGCCGGGTGCACGAGCACGGCGACATCGACCACGAGGAGCACACGCCGGACGGCACGGCGATCCGGGCCCGCGTCGACGCCGACCTCGCGGCCGAGCTCGAGGGCGCGGCCGTCCGGCGCGGCTGA
- a CDS encoding class I SAM-dependent methyltransferase, which yields MHSGDGADHYFTARPASSDERRTVAVRIAGRDVTVETAGGVFSPDHVDLGTQVLLRTVPPPPPRGDLLDLGCGWGPVALELALAAPGARVWAVDVNERALDLVRRNAERLGAANVVAARPEEVPADVRFTTVWSNPPVRIGKAALHALLVDWLSRLAPDGDAWLVVGRNLGADPLQRWLATDAPDGAGLGVAVERVASAKGFRVLRVTR from the coding sequence GTGCACAGCGGGGACGGGGCGGACCACTACTTCACGGCGCGACCCGCGTCGTCCGACGAGCGGCGCACGGTGGCCGTGCGGATCGCCGGGCGCGACGTCACCGTGGAGACCGCCGGCGGCGTCTTCTCCCCCGACCACGTGGACCTGGGCACCCAGGTGCTGCTGCGGACGGTGCCGCCCCCGCCGCCCCGCGGGGACCTGCTGGACCTCGGCTGCGGCTGGGGCCCCGTCGCCCTCGAGCTCGCCCTCGCCGCACCCGGCGCACGGGTCTGGGCGGTCGACGTGAACGAGCGCGCGCTCGACCTCGTGCGGCGCAACGCCGAGCGGCTCGGCGCGGCGAACGTCGTCGCCGCGCGCCCGGAGGAGGTGCCGGCCGACGTGCGGTTCACGACCGTCTGGTCGAACCCGCCCGTGCGCATCGGCAAGGCCGCGCTGCACGCCCTCCTCGTGGACTGGCTCTCCCGCCTGGCCCCGGACGGCGACGCGTGGCTCGTGGTGGGCCGGAACCTCGGCGCCGACCCGTTGCAGCGCTGGCTGGCCACGGACGCGCCGGACGGGGCCGGCCTCGGCGTCGCCGTCGAGCGGGTGGCGAGCGCCAAGGGCTTCCGGGTGCTGCGGGTGACGCGGTGA
- a CDS encoding thioredoxin family protein: MSAAAVPSGGPGDVVGAADLGEPLGERATLVQVSSAFCAPCRATRRVLAAVAASVPGVVHVERDVADAPALAARLAVTSTPTVAVLDAAGRVVRRAEGVPTSGQVLAAVARALPPRADPVRPRRPCPPRRPCPPRPLCPPRPPRPPRRAGPRWGVCRPAAR; this comes from the coding sequence GTGAGCGCGGCGGCGGTCCCGTCCGGCGGCCCGGGCGACGTGGTCGGCGCCGCGGACCTCGGCGAGCCGCTGGGGGAGCGCGCGACGCTCGTGCAGGTCTCGAGCGCGTTCTGCGCGCCGTGCCGTGCCACGCGCCGCGTCCTGGCCGCGGTGGCGGCGAGCGTGCCGGGCGTCGTCCACGTCGAGCGCGACGTCGCGGACGCCCCCGCGCTCGCGGCCCGGCTCGCGGTGACGAGCACCCCGACCGTCGCGGTGCTGGACGCCGCGGGCCGCGTGGTCCGGCGCGCGGAGGGCGTGCCGACGTCCGGTCAGGTGCTCGCGGCCGTGGCCCGCGCGCTGCCCCCGAGGGCTGATCCGGTCCGGCCACGTCGGCCGTGCCCGCCGCGTCGGCCGTGCCCGCCGCGTCCGCTGTGCCCGCCGCGTCCGCCACGTCCGCCTCGTCGGGCGGGACCTCGGTGGGGGGTGTGCCGACCCGCGGCGCGGTGA
- the dapF gene encoding diaminopimelate epimerase, with protein MTRPATAPAPAPTTAGLGRVGVTKGHGTRNDFVFVDDRDGALDVSAELVARLCDRRGGLGGDGLIRLVATGRVPDAPAATRTTAWFMDYRNADGSVAQMCGNGVRVFARYLESLGLWDPTTGELAVGTRAGVRTVRAVDVPSGLGGGAWFAVGMGPVTLPGGADAVAAGGDAEVAVPGLAVTRPGLGVDVGNPHTVVVLADVDDLARVELVHAPDVTPVPAQGTNVELVVPLGEETLDDGTVAGRVRMRVHERGVGETQSCGTGAVAAAAAVRAWGGTGAPDVWFVEVPGGTLRVTFTAAADGTHAELAGPAVLVAEGSVDLAALLA; from the coding sequence ATGACCCGTCCCGCGACCGCCCCCGCACCCGCCCCGACCACCGCCGGCCTCGGCCGCGTCGGGGTGACGAAGGGGCACGGGACGCGCAACGACTTCGTCTTCGTCGACGACCGGGACGGTGCGCTCGACGTGTCCGCCGAGCTGGTCGCGCGGCTGTGCGACCGGCGTGGCGGGCTCGGCGGGGACGGCCTGATCCGCCTGGTCGCCACCGGCCGCGTGCCGGACGCACCCGCCGCGACCCGCACCACCGCCTGGTTCATGGACTACCGGAACGCCGACGGCTCCGTCGCCCAGATGTGCGGCAACGGCGTGCGGGTCTTCGCGCGCTACCTCGAGAGCCTGGGCCTGTGGGACCCGACCACGGGTGAGCTGGCGGTCGGCACGCGTGCCGGGGTGCGCACGGTCCGCGCCGTCGACGTCCCGTCCGGGCTCGGGGGCGGCGCGTGGTTCGCGGTCGGCATGGGGCCGGTCACCCTGCCGGGCGGTGCCGACGCCGTCGCGGCGGGCGGGGACGCCGAGGTCGCCGTGCCGGGCCTCGCGGTGACGCGTCCCGGTCTGGGTGTCGACGTGGGGAACCCGCACACGGTCGTCGTGCTGGCGGACGTCGACGACCTCGCCCGGGTGGAGCTCGTGCACGCGCCGGACGTCACGCCCGTCCCGGCGCAGGGCACGAACGTCGAGCTCGTCGTGCCGCTCGGCGAGGAGACGCTCGACGACGGCACGGTGGCCGGGCGCGTGCGCATGCGCGTGCACGAGCGCGGTGTCGGCGAGACGCAGTCGTGCGGGACGGGCGCCGTGGCCGCGGCGGCGGCCGTCCGGGCGTGGGGCGGCACCGGTGCGCCCGACGTGTGGTTCGTCGAGGTCCCCGGCGGCACGCTGCGGGTCACGTTCACGGCCGCCGCGGACGGCACGCACGCCGAGCTGGCCGGCCCAGCCGTGCTCGTCGCCGAGGGGTCCGTCGACCTGGCGGCGCTGCTCGCGTGA
- the miaA gene encoding tRNA (adenosine(37)-N6)-dimethylallyltransferase MiaA, whose product MTLVVAVVGPTATGKSDLGIALAQALGGQVVNADALQLYRGMDVGTAKVPPHERHGVPHHLLDVLDPREEASVADYQVQARAVVADLLARGVRPVVVGGSGLYVRALLDQLDFPGTDADVRAALEARVEAEGTRALHDELAAADPAAAESIGPRNARRIVRALEVIALTGRPYSASLPRHEYAVPAVQIGLDCARETLDARVAGRVDRMWDGGMLAEVEALLAHGLGRTAARAVGYAQAVAQLRGELDDAGARAATTAATRRLARKQMGWFGRDPRVRWLDAQDPALVGRALEVVRQADAGEPAPPDAGPVRRTLGS is encoded by the coding sequence GTGACCCTCGTCGTGGCGGTGGTCGGCCCCACCGCGACCGGCAAGTCCGACCTCGGCATCGCGCTCGCGCAGGCCCTGGGCGGACAGGTCGTCAACGCGGACGCGCTGCAGCTGTACCGCGGCATGGACGTCGGCACCGCGAAGGTGCCGCCGCACGAGCGGCACGGCGTCCCGCACCACCTGCTCGACGTGCTCGACCCGCGCGAGGAGGCGTCCGTCGCCGACTACCAGGTGCAGGCCCGGGCCGTCGTCGCCGACCTCCTCGCGCGCGGTGTGCGGCCCGTCGTCGTGGGCGGGTCGGGGCTGTACGTGCGCGCGCTGCTCGACCAGCTCGACTTCCCCGGCACGGACGCGGACGTCCGCGCGGCCCTCGAGGCACGCGTCGAGGCGGAGGGCACGCGGGCGCTGCACGACGAGCTCGCCGCGGCCGACCCCGCCGCGGCCGAGAGCATCGGGCCCCGCAACGCCCGGCGCATCGTGCGCGCGCTCGAGGTCATCGCGCTCACCGGTCGCCCGTACTCGGCGTCGCTGCCGCGGCACGAGTACGCCGTGCCGGCGGTGCAGATCGGCCTGGACTGCGCGCGCGAGACGCTGGACGCGCGCGTCGCCGGCCGCGTCGACCGGATGTGGGACGGCGGGATGCTCGCAGAGGTCGAGGCCCTCCTCGCGCACGGGCTGGGCCGGACGGCGGCGCGCGCGGTGGGGTACGCGCAGGCGGTCGCGCAGCTGCGGGGCGAGCTGGACGACGCCGGAGCGCGGGCCGCGACGACCGCGGCCACGCGTCGCCTCGCGCGCAAGCAGATGGGGTGGTTCGGCCGGGACCCGCGCGTGCGCTGGCTCGACGCGCAGGACCCGGCCCTGGTGGGGCGGGCGCTGGAGGTCGTGCGGCAGGCGGACGCGGGGGAGCCGGCGCCCCCGGACGCGGGTCCCGTGCGCCGTACCCTGGGCTCATGA
- a CDS encoding YbjN domain-containing protein yields the protein MVSFGERARRWWGRGRPRTRAEVSVAPVEDGELHARVAELLARELGSPEQGADLPVPVTPARIAAWMTENRFSYFVDNDGDLGGLWRGRLFYFFLFGEQAEILQVRGQWHRELAIERLEEVLDVCNEWNAERIWPKAYVRVRDNGRVHVVSEVATDLEHGATDAQLSQILFCGLSTGSMLFDALDERYPDPAGMAP from the coding sequence ATGGTGTCGTTCGGGGAGCGCGCACGCCGGTGGTGGGGGCGCGGACGGCCGAGGACCCGCGCCGAGGTGTCCGTGGCCCCGGTCGAGGACGGCGAGCTCCACGCCCGCGTGGCGGAGCTGCTCGCCCGCGAGCTGGGGTCGCCCGAGCAGGGCGCGGACCTGCCGGTCCCGGTGACGCCCGCGCGGATCGCGGCGTGGATGACCGAGAACCGCTTCAGCTACTTCGTCGACAACGACGGCGACCTCGGCGGGCTCTGGCGCGGCCGGCTCTTCTACTTCTTCCTGTTCGGGGAGCAGGCGGAGATCCTGCAGGTCCGCGGGCAGTGGCACCGCGAGCTCGCCATCGAACGCCTGGAGGAGGTGCTCGACGTGTGCAACGAGTGGAACGCCGAGCGCATCTGGCCGAAGGCCTACGTGCGCGTGCGGGACAACGGCCGCGTGCACGTGGTCAGCGAGGTCGCCACCGACCTCGAGCACGGCGCGACGGACGCGCAGCTGAGCCAGATCCTGTTCTGCGGCCTGTCGACGGGCAGCATGCTCTTCGACGCGCTCGACGAGCGGTACCCCGACCCCGCGGGGATGGCACCGTGA
- a CDS encoding YbjN domain-containing protein, which produces MTGPGWLLRVLGGLPKPTKQVSSDDEVPRPLTRDRVADYLLARGYRFVVDEDGDLTGTWDGNRFWFLLLGEQDEILQVRGRWHRTLPLEQRRALALAINDWNRERIWPKAYVREEDGVLAVYSEVSADLEPGVTDVQLAQLLACGLGTGVQLFAALDPVVPGETGPAPDVPDN; this is translated from the coding sequence GTGACGGGGCCGGGCTGGCTGCTGCGCGTGCTGGGCGGGCTGCCGAAGCCGACCAAGCAGGTGTCCTCCGACGACGAGGTCCCCCGCCCGCTGACGCGGGACCGGGTGGCCGACTACCTGCTGGCGCGGGGCTACCGCTTCGTCGTCGACGAGGACGGCGACCTCACCGGCACGTGGGACGGCAACCGGTTCTGGTTCCTGCTGCTCGGTGAGCAGGACGAGATCCTGCAGGTGCGCGGCCGCTGGCACCGCACCCTGCCGCTCGAGCAGCGGCGCGCCCTGGCGCTGGCGATCAACGACTGGAACCGCGAGCGCATCTGGCCCAAGGCGTACGTGCGCGAGGAGGACGGCGTGCTCGCCGTGTACTCGGAGGTCTCCGCGGACCTCGAGCCCGGGGTCACGGACGTGCAGCTCGCCCAGCTGCTCGCGTGCGGGCTCGGCACCGGCGTGCAGCTGTTCGCCGCGCTCGACCCGGTCGTGCCCGGCGAGACCGGGCCGGCACCGGACGTGCCCGACAACTGA
- the miaB gene encoding tRNA (N6-isopentenyl adenosine(37)-C2)-methylthiotransferase MiaB, translating to MSTTLPAPLAAPADDTVADAPRQARTYLVKTLGCQMNVHDSEHMAGMLEEAGYVPASPADAAAEDVDVIVINTCAVRENAADKLYGNLGRLAGQKRARPGMQIAVGGCLAQKDRSGIVERAPWVDVVFGTHNLDVLPTLLERARHNARAEVEIAESLQVFPSTLPTRRESVYAGWVSISVGCNNTCTFCIVPHLRGKERDRRPGEVLAEVEALVGQGAIEVTLLGQNVNSYGVEFGDRQAFAKLLRAAGAVPGLERLRFTSPHPAAFTDDVIEAMAQTPTVMPQLHMPLQSGSDRVLRAMRRSYRSERFLGILDRVRAAIPDAAITTDIIVGFPGETEEDFAETLRVVEASRFSSAFTFQYSPRPGTPAADLPDQLPKQVVQERYERLVALQERISWEENQRQVGRTVDVLVAEGEGRKDGATARLSGRAADNRLVHLSLPPGLPVADAPRPGDLVRVEVTHAAPHHLVADSALTGGTFAVRRTRAGDAWERRATGAQEHAHGGPGGGCGTGAAPAGPVVLGLPTVGAPAR from the coding sequence ATGTCCACGACCCTGCCCGCACCGCTCGCCGCGCCGGCCGACGACACCGTCGCCGACGCGCCGCGCCAGGCCCGCACGTACCTGGTGAAGACGCTGGGGTGCCAGATGAACGTGCACGACTCCGAGCACATGGCCGGCATGCTCGAGGAGGCCGGCTACGTGCCCGCGAGCCCCGCCGACGCGGCCGCGGAGGACGTCGACGTCATCGTCATCAACACGTGCGCCGTGCGCGAGAACGCGGCCGACAAGCTGTACGGCAACCTCGGCCGGCTGGCGGGGCAGAAGCGCGCCCGTCCCGGCATGCAGATCGCCGTCGGCGGCTGCCTCGCGCAGAAGGACCGCAGCGGCATCGTCGAGCGCGCGCCGTGGGTCGACGTCGTCTTCGGGACGCACAACCTCGACGTCCTGCCGACGCTGCTCGAGCGCGCGCGGCACAACGCGCGCGCGGAGGTGGAGATCGCCGAGTCGCTGCAGGTCTTCCCCTCGACCCTGCCCACCCGCCGCGAGTCGGTCTACGCCGGCTGGGTCTCGATCAGCGTCGGCTGCAACAACACCTGCACGTTCTGCATCGTGCCGCACCTGCGCGGCAAGGAGCGCGACCGGCGCCCGGGCGAGGTGCTCGCGGAGGTCGAGGCCCTGGTGGGCCAGGGGGCCATCGAGGTCACGCTGCTCGGCCAGAACGTGAACTCCTACGGGGTCGAGTTCGGCGACCGGCAGGCGTTCGCGAAGCTGCTGCGTGCCGCGGGCGCCGTCCCGGGCCTCGAGCGGCTGCGGTTCACGTCGCCGCACCCCGCCGCCTTCACCGACGACGTCATCGAGGCGATGGCGCAGACGCCCACGGTGATGCCGCAGCTGCACATGCCGCTGCAGTCCGGCTCGGACCGGGTCCTGCGGGCCATGCGCCGCTCCTACCGCTCCGAGCGCTTCCTCGGCATCCTCGACCGGGTCCGTGCGGCGATCCCGGACGCCGCGATCACGACCGACATCATCGTCGGGTTCCCCGGCGAGACCGAGGAGGACTTCGCCGAGACGCTGCGCGTCGTCGAGGCGTCCCGGTTCTCGTCCGCGTTCACGTTCCAGTACTCGCCGCGGCCCGGCACCCCGGCCGCCGACCTGCCCGACCAGCTGCCGAAGCAGGTCGTGCAGGAGCGCTACGAGCGCCTGGTGGCGCTGCAGGAGCGCATCTCCTGGGAGGAGAACCAGCGGCAGGTCGGCCGGACGGTCGACGTGCTCGTCGCCGAGGGGGAGGGGCGCAAGGACGGTGCCACCGCCCGCCTGTCCGGCCGCGCCGCGGACAACCGCCTCGTGCACCTCTCGCTGCCCCCGGGCCTGCCCGTCGCCGACGCGCCGCGTCCCGGCGACCTGGTCCGCGTCGAGGTCACGCACGCCGCGCCGCACCACCTCGTGGCCGACTCGGCGCTCACGGGGGGCACGTTCGCCGTGCGGCGCACGCGGGCGGGCGACGCGTGGGAGCGGCGGGCCACCGGTGCGCAGGAGCACGCGCACGGAGGTCCGGGCGGCGGCTGCGGCACGGGGGCGGCGCCGGCGGGTCCCGTCGTGCTCGGCCTGCCGACCGTCGGGGCGCCCGCGCGCTGA
- a CDS encoding amino acid ABC transporter ATP-binding protein, whose protein sequence is MADSVTADPATPPATRRTGEPLILLSGVNKHFGSLHVLRDIDLTVHRGEVVVVIGPSGSGKSTLCRTINRLETIDSGTITIDGEPIPAEGRALARLRADVGMVFQSFNLFAHKTVLENVTLGQVKAKKVKPAQARTTAMELLERVGVANQAEKYPAQLSGGQQQRVAIARALAMKPKALLFDEPTSALDPEMINEVLDVMVGLAREGMTMVVVTHEMGFARRAAQRVVFMDAGQVVEEADPETFFTAPRSERARDFLSKILTH, encoded by the coding sequence ATGGCCGACAGCGTGACCGCCGACCCCGCGACCCCTCCGGCCACCCGTCGGACGGGTGAGCCCCTCATCCTCCTGTCGGGTGTGAACAAGCACTTCGGCAGCCTGCACGTCCTGCGCGACATCGACCTGACGGTCCACCGCGGCGAGGTCGTCGTCGTCATCGGGCCGTCGGGCAGCGGCAAGTCGACGCTCTGCCGGACGATCAACCGGCTCGAGACGATCGACTCGGGGACGATCACGATCGACGGCGAACCGATCCCCGCGGAGGGCCGGGCGCTCGCACGGCTGCGGGCCGACGTCGGGATGGTGTTCCAGTCGTTCAACCTCTTCGCGCACAAGACCGTGCTGGAGAACGTCACGCTCGGTCAGGTGAAGGCCAAGAAGGTCAAGCCGGCACAGGCCCGGACCACGGCGATGGAGCTCCTGGAGCGCGTCGGCGTGGCGAACCAGGCCGAGAAGTACCCCGCGCAGCTCTCCGGCGGGCAGCAGCAGCGCGTGGCGATCGCGCGGGCACTGGCGATGAAGCCGAAGGCCCTGCTGTTCGACGAGCCCACGTCCGCGCTCGACCCCGAGATGATCAACGAGGTCCTCGACGTCATGGTCGGCCTCGCACGCGAGGGGATGACGATGGTCGTCGTCACGCACGAGATGGGGTTCGCGCGGCGCGCCGCGCAGCGCGTCGTCTTCATGGACGCCGGCCAGGTCGTCGAGGAGGCCGACCCGGAGACGTTCTTCACCGCGCCCCGCAGCGAGCGGGCGCGCGACTTCCTGTCCAAGATCCTCACCCACTGA
- a CDS encoding glutamate ABC transporter substrate-binding protein, which yields MRSARTGLIALLSASTLALAACSGGGDAGGQETEDTAGGGTETAAADFPEGSTMARLAEEGSITIGTKFDQPLFGLVGPDGVPTGFDVEIGKIIAGELGIAEDDIEWVETISANREQFIQSGQVDIVIATYTINDTRKEVVSFAGPYYEAGQSILTLKSNEDIQGPDDLAGKRVCTVSGSTPEKNLLDNYPEAQVQALQAYSDCIEPLRNGQVDAISTDNVILAGFAAQNDDLEVRGEPFTQEPYGIGLALDDTDFRMWINDVLEQSYEDGSWEQAWEETAGTVLDTPEPPAVDRY from the coding sequence ATGCGATCCGCTCGCACCGGGCTCATCGCCCTGCTGTCCGCGTCCACGCTCGCCCTCGCCGCCTGCTCCGGCGGCGGTGACGCGGGCGGGCAGGAGACCGAGGACACCGCCGGCGGCGGGACCGAGACGGCCGCCGCCGACTTCCCCGAGGGCTCGACGATGGCCCGCCTCGCCGAGGAGGGGTCGATCACGATCGGCACGAAGTTCGACCAGCCGCTGTTCGGGCTGGTCGGGCCCGACGGCGTCCCCACCGGCTTCGACGTCGAGATCGGCAAGATCATCGCCGGCGAGCTCGGCATCGCCGAGGACGACATCGAGTGGGTGGAGACGATCTCCGCCAACCGGGAGCAGTTCATCCAGTCCGGGCAGGTCGACATCGTCATCGCGACGTACACGATCAACGACACCCGCAAGGAGGTCGTGTCGTTCGCGGGCCCCTACTACGAGGCCGGGCAGTCGATCCTCACGCTGAAGTCGAACGAGGACATCCAGGGCCCCGACGACCTCGCGGGCAAGCGCGTCTGCACCGTGTCCGGCTCGACGCCGGAGAAGAACCTGCTGGACAACTACCCGGAGGCGCAGGTCCAGGCGCTGCAGGCGTACTCCGACTGCATCGAGCCGCTGCGCAACGGCCAGGTCGACGCGATCAGCACCGACAACGTCATCCTCGCCGGCTTCGCGGCGCAGAACGACGACCTCGAGGTGCGCGGCGAGCCCTTCACGCAGGAGCCCTACGGGATCGGCCTCGCGCTCGACGACACCGACTTCCGCATGTGGATCAACGACGTCCTCGAGCAGTCGTACGAGGACGGCTCGTGGGAGCAGGCGTGGGAGGAGACGGCGGGCACCGTCCTCGACACGCCGGAGCCGCCCGCGGTCGACCGCTACTGA
- a CDS encoding amino acid ABC transporter permease, with product MPAYLAGFRMTLQLTVVAGAGALVIGLLVAAMRVAPLGSLRGAAAVYTEVLRNMPLTLVFFFTIIVLPQFGPVLPIGYWAAVVCLTAYTSAFVAEAVRSGINSVGVGQAEAARAIGLTFGQTLTSVVLPQAVRSVVPPLINVLIALAKNTSVAAGFAVVELVATGRRLAQGNPADVITVLVGVAICYLVITIPAGQLAGVLERRVAFAR from the coding sequence ATGCCGGCCTACCTCGCCGGCTTCCGCATGACGCTGCAGCTCACCGTCGTGGCCGGCGCCGGCGCGCTCGTCATCGGCCTGCTCGTCGCGGCGATGCGCGTCGCCCCGCTGGGCTCCCTGCGCGGGGCGGCGGCCGTCTACACCGAGGTGCTGCGGAACATGCCGCTCACCCTCGTCTTCTTCTTCACGATCATCGTGCTGCCCCAGTTCGGCCCCGTGCTCCCGATCGGGTACTGGGCGGCCGTGGTGTGCCTGACCGCGTACACGTCCGCGTTCGTCGCGGAGGCCGTGCGGTCGGGCATCAACTCGGTGGGCGTGGGCCAGGCCGAGGCCGCGCGGGCCATCGGCCTGACGTTCGGCCAGACGCTCACGTCGGTGGTGCTGCCGCAGGCGGTCCGCTCGGTGGTGCCGCCGCTCATCAACGTGCTCATCGCGCTGGCGAAGAACACCTCGGTGGCGGCCGGGTTCGCGGTCGTCGAGCTCGTCGCCACCGGGCGCCGGCTCGCGCAGGGGAACCCCGCGGACGTGATCACGGTCCTCGTGGGCGTCGCGATCTGCTACCTGGTCATCACGATCCCGGCGGGGCAGCTCGCCGGGGTCCTCGAGCGGAGGGTGGCGTTCGCGCGATGA
- a CDS encoding amino acid ABC transporter permease: MTSVLYDTPGPVARRRERIGSVVGGLVVLGLVAFGLWYAAGRGIFTAERWAVLYDPPMGQTAAAVWRNLLLDGLGATLRAAVVAAPLALLLGLLLAVVRTSRLAWVRGLTSAVIELFRGLPVLLVMFFALLAFGWDAFGSVVFGLVVYNMAIIAEIVRAGLASLPKGQTEAAYAVGLSRAQTLRLVLLPQALRTMLPSLVAQMVVLLKDSSLGFIVGYPELLKTIQNNTYFFGNASVVALFVVGAGVYLAVNISLSRLAMRLQGRTRRTATPAAPAAVVGDGATGLDPKGSVPL; this comes from the coding sequence ATGACATCCGTCCTGTACGACACCCCGGGCCCCGTCGCCCGCCGCCGCGAGCGGATCGGCTCGGTCGTCGGCGGCCTCGTCGTCCTCGGTCTCGTCGCGTTCGGCCTGTGGTACGCGGCCGGGCGCGGCATCTTCACGGCGGAGCGCTGGGCGGTGCTCTACGACCCGCCGATGGGGCAGACTGCGGCCGCCGTCTGGCGGAACCTGCTCCTCGACGGCCTGGGTGCGACGCTGCGCGCCGCCGTCGTCGCCGCACCCCTGGCGCTGCTGCTCGGCCTGCTGCTGGCCGTCGTCCGCACGAGCCGGCTCGCGTGGGTGCGCGGGCTGACCTCCGCGGTCATCGAGCTGTTCCGCGGGCTGCCCGTGCTGCTCGTCATGTTCTTCGCGCTGCTCGCGTTCGGGTGGGACGCCTTCGGCTCCGTCGTGTTCGGTCTCGTCGTCTACAACATGGCGATCATCGCGGAGATCGTGCGCGCCGGGCTCGCGTCGCTGCCCAAGGGCCAGACCGAGGCGGCGTACGCGGTGGGCCTGTCGCGGGCGCAGACGCTGCGGCTCGTGCTCCTTCCGCAGGCGCTGCGCACGATGCTGCCGAGCCTCGTCGCCCAGATGGTCGTCCTGCTCAAGGACTCCTCGCTCGGGTTCATCGTCGGCTACCCGGAGCTGCTGAAGACGATCCAGAACAACACGTACTTCTTCGGCAACGCGTCCGTCGTCGCCCTGTTCGTCGTCGGCGCCGGCGTCTACCTGGCCGTCAACATCAGCCTGTCGCGCCTCGCGATGCGGCTGCAGGGACGGACGCGTCGCACGGCGACGCCGGCCGCCCCCGCGGCCGTGGTGGGCGACGGTGCGACGGGTCTGGACCCGAAGGGGTCGGTCCCGCTCTGA